A window of Corallococcus macrosporus DSM 14697 contains these coding sequences:
- a CDS encoding AAA family ATPase, giving the protein MLKLQWLQVRQFRSVKPGTRLLFSPSLNVLLGENGTGKSTLMDLAAAVVSSDFTPLRHEAFDLEYALAADTGRITVHVRNVPTGADGAGGLSMDITVAPRDMAWPLVIHREGPQLRVSREDDTSDVVHERIAPEVGGRLWLVLMTGGIAWVEKTGEGTAAVEPMLAMAREVSAQADLRRFDEGLAHFDQLWQAELRLSRRAEGVLATGTGVASEDLLDGLRKVAAAQWGAARYVLASENVPFLRDAARLLGFASAEALLSPLETQPQGKYETLTLGHLELCFVTAAGQRISAKQLGYGQKRLVAFLHYLAHARAVVIADEVAHAFHPRQVRALLDQLEPRQALLTSQNPELLDSLSFDSPEQVRSTFVRCRREEDTGQLVWENLTPDAAGDFFTAWRAEPRHVGELLQTKGLW; this is encoded by the coding sequence ATGCTCAAGCTCCAGTGGCTCCAGGTCCGCCAGTTCCGCTCCGTGAAGCCCGGGACGCGGTTGCTCTTCAGCCCGTCCCTCAACGTGCTGCTTGGAGAGAACGGCACCGGGAAGTCCACGCTGATGGACCTCGCCGCCGCCGTGGTCAGCTCGGACTTCACGCCGCTGCGGCACGAGGCCTTCGACCTGGAATATGCGCTGGCCGCGGACACCGGCCGCATCACCGTGCATGTGCGCAACGTGCCCACGGGCGCGGACGGCGCGGGTGGCCTGTCCATGGACATCACCGTGGCCCCGCGTGACATGGCGTGGCCCCTGGTCATCCACCGTGAGGGCCCGCAGCTCCGCGTCTCCCGCGAGGACGACACCTCCGACGTCGTGCATGAGCGCATCGCCCCCGAAGTCGGTGGTCGGCTCTGGCTCGTCCTGATGACGGGCGGCATCGCGTGGGTGGAGAAGACGGGCGAGGGCACCGCCGCCGTCGAGCCGATGCTCGCCATGGCGCGTGAGGTCTCCGCCCAGGCCGACCTCCGCCGCTTCGATGAAGGGCTCGCCCACTTCGACCAGCTCTGGCAGGCCGAGCTGCGGCTGTCCCGGCGCGCCGAGGGCGTGCTCGCCACGGGCACGGGCGTGGCGTCGGAGGACCTGCTCGACGGCCTGCGCAAGGTCGCCGCCGCGCAGTGGGGCGCCGCCCGCTACGTGCTGGCCTCGGAGAACGTCCCCTTCCTGCGCGACGCGGCCCGGCTGCTCGGCTTCGCGTCCGCCGAGGCGCTCCTGTCCCCGCTGGAGACGCAGCCCCAGGGCAAGTACGAGACGCTGACGCTGGGCCACCTGGAGCTCTGCTTCGTCACCGCCGCGGGCCAGCGCATCTCCGCGAAGCAGCTCGGCTACGGCCAGAAGCGCCTGGTGGCCTTCCTCCACTACCTGGCCCATGCCCGCGCCGTCGTCATCGCGGACGAGGTGGCCCACGCCTTCCACCCCCGGCAGGTGCGCGCCCTCCTCGACCAGCTCGAACCCCGGCAGGCGCTGCTCACCAGCCAGAACCCGGAGCTGCTCGACAGCCTCAGCTTCGACTCGCCCGAGCAGGTCCGCTCCACCTTCGTGCGCTGCCGCCGCGAGGAGGACACCGGCCAGCTCGTCTGGGAGAACCTGACGCCTGACGCCGCCGGGGACTTCTTCACCGCCTGGCGCGCCGAGCCCCGCCACGTGGGCGAGCTGCTTCAAACCAAGGGCCTCTGGTAG
- a CDS encoding efflux RND transporter periplasmic adaptor subunit, which produces MRLVRAWRLGLAGLLLAGCHSQGDPGPQGGQQAASQAMPVEVERLTPGEVREANEYLGALVSRTSITVYPQVAGYVKSIPLSPGARVERGDVLLVVDPRQQSAGLRATQAQRAAAVAQREYAQQTRERSEQLLKEGLQSRQDYDQAVAQALQAEASARAIEAQVQAQEVQLGFYEVSAPFAGTVGDYPVNVGDFVTPQTALTTLDQSDTLEVSVQVPVERARTVRVGTTPVEVLDSAGRLVVSAPVFFVAPMPNASTQLVEVRSAFENTVGLRAGQLVRARVVYATREALRVPTAAVTRISSQSFVFVARDSDGGTVAQRAPVSLGLVSGNDYEVTGGLDAGTRVVLSGIQMLRDGQPIQPQAPSRRPAPGVGGSGSDGGTPPAR; this is translated from the coding sequence ATGCGACTGGTGAGGGCGTGGCGCCTGGGACTCGCCGGGCTGCTCCTCGCGGGCTGCCACTCGCAGGGCGACCCGGGGCCGCAAGGCGGACAGCAGGCCGCGAGCCAGGCCATGCCCGTGGAGGTGGAGCGCCTGACCCCCGGCGAGGTGCGCGAGGCCAACGAGTACCTGGGCGCGCTCGTCTCCCGCACCAGCATCACCGTCTATCCGCAGGTCGCCGGCTACGTGAAGTCGATTCCGCTCTCGCCAGGGGCCCGCGTCGAGCGAGGCGACGTCCTGCTCGTGGTGGACCCCCGGCAGCAGAGCGCGGGCCTGCGCGCCACCCAGGCGCAGCGGGCCGCCGCCGTGGCCCAGCGGGAGTACGCCCAGCAGACGCGCGAGCGCAGCGAGCAACTGCTGAAGGAAGGCCTCCAGAGCCGCCAGGACTACGACCAGGCGGTGGCGCAGGCGCTGCAAGCCGAGGCCAGCGCGCGCGCCATCGAGGCCCAGGTGCAGGCCCAGGAGGTCCAGCTCGGCTTCTACGAGGTGAGCGCGCCCTTCGCGGGCACCGTGGGGGACTACCCGGTGAACGTGGGCGACTTCGTGACGCCGCAGACGGCGCTCACCACGCTGGACCAGAGCGACACGCTGGAGGTGTCCGTGCAGGTCCCCGTCGAGCGGGCACGCACCGTCCGGGTGGGCACCACGCCGGTGGAGGTGCTGGACTCCGCGGGCCGGCTCGTGGTGTCCGCGCCGGTGTTCTTCGTGGCGCCCATGCCCAACGCCTCCACGCAGTTGGTGGAGGTGCGAAGCGCCTTCGAGAACACCGTGGGCCTGCGCGCCGGGCAGTTGGTGCGCGCCCGGGTCGTCTACGCCACCCGCGAGGCGCTGCGCGTCCCCACCGCCGCCGTCACCCGCATCAGCAGCCAGTCCTTCGTCTTCGTGGCGCGGGACTCGGACGGGGGCACCGTGGCGCAGCGGGCGCCGGTGAGCCTGGGGCTCGTCTCCGGCAATGACTACGAGGTGACGGGCGGCCTGGACGCGGGCACCCGCGTGGTGCTCAGCGGCATCCAGATGCTGCGCGACGGCCAGCCCATCCAGCCCCAGGCGCCTTCACGCAGGCCGGCCCCGGGCGTGGGCGGCAGCGGCTCCGACGGCGGCACGCCACCGGCACGGTGA
- a CDS encoding TolC family protein, producing MNALLLAALLSHSSLLLAQTGSGTDAGVEPRAPALSQETPEPPQFPVSDPLLEPVAPAARQVATWEEAVQLLRQRSTRLYTALAQVEAAAGAQRIALAALLPTLTGTVSVQHNVLNPDATPLLGGGGGGGGVGGGIGGGIGDGAGGAQTPALTRPPFLGLLNATQPLFSLPAIIALGTAREARRTANLSLAETRRQLTSALAQSLVRVSAQERLSEVNRVNLRTALERQALTERRFELGAGTRLDVVRVQQDTETARNLVVLGDEDLRKARETLGLVLGIPQGVGLARGVQLESLLQHARQVCQRLESLDRRADLAVARSRRTLAERQVSQVKSLYAPTLALTSTTLALTVEDGFVTVPVWNIGASLVLPFWDGGAREGQLRQTRANLEVARQGLLELERTASVEVLQARRAVEVASTAARIAGRGRALAEENDRLTRRSFEVGTGTSLELIQTAADLRQAELALVLREFELEQARVAAFLAEAACDW from the coding sequence ATGAATGCCCTGCTGCTCGCAGCCCTGTTGTCCCACTCCAGCCTCCTGCTGGCCCAGACGGGCTCCGGCACCGACGCGGGCGTGGAGCCCCGCGCGCCCGCGCTCTCCCAGGAGACACCCGAGCCGCCCCAGTTCCCCGTCTCCGACCCGCTGCTGGAGCCCGTCGCTCCGGCCGCCCGACAGGTGGCGACCTGGGAGGAGGCGGTGCAACTGCTGCGTCAGCGCTCCACCCGCCTGTACACCGCGCTCGCCCAGGTGGAGGCCGCGGCGGGCGCCCAGCGCATCGCCCTGGCCGCGCTGCTGCCCACGCTCACCGGCACCGTCTCCGTCCAGCACAACGTGCTCAACCCCGACGCGACGCCGCTCCTCGGCGGCGGCGGTGGGGGCGGCGGCGTGGGAGGTGGCATCGGCGGGGGCATTGGCGACGGCGCCGGGGGCGCCCAGACCCCCGCCCTCACCCGCCCGCCCTTCCTGGGACTGCTGAACGCCACCCAGCCCCTGTTCAGCCTCCCCGCCATCATCGCGCTGGGCACCGCGCGCGAGGCCCGGCGCACCGCCAACCTGTCGCTGGCGGAGACGCGGCGCCAGCTCACCAGCGCGCTGGCCCAGTCGCTGGTGCGCGTCTCCGCGCAGGAGCGTCTATCGGAGGTCAACCGCGTCAACCTCCGCACCGCCCTGGAGCGGCAGGCCCTCACCGAGCGCCGCTTCGAGCTGGGCGCGGGCACGCGGCTGGACGTGGTGCGCGTGCAGCAGGACACGGAGACGGCGCGCAACCTCGTCGTCCTGGGGGACGAGGACCTGCGCAAGGCCCGCGAGACGCTGGGACTGGTGCTGGGCATCCCCCAGGGCGTGGGCCTGGCCCGGGGCGTCCAGCTCGAGTCCCTGCTCCAGCACGCGCGCCAGGTCTGCCAGCGCCTGGAGTCGCTCGACCGGCGCGCGGACCTCGCGGTGGCGCGCTCGCGGCGCACGCTGGCGGAACGGCAGGTCTCGCAGGTGAAGTCGCTGTATGCCCCGACGCTGGCGTTGACGAGCACCACCCTGGCCCTCACCGTGGAGGATGGCTTCGTCACCGTGCCGGTGTGGAACATCGGCGCCAGCCTGGTGCTGCCCTTCTGGGACGGCGGCGCGCGCGAGGGCCAGCTCCGGCAGACGCGCGCGAACCTGGAGGTGGCCAGGCAGGGCCTGCTGGAGCTGGAGCGCACGGCCTCGGTGGAGGTGCTGCAGGCCCGGCGCGCCGTGGAGGTAGCGTCCACGGCCGCGCGCATCGCGGGGCGGGGCCGCGCCCTGGCCGAGGAGAACGACCGGCTCACCCGGCGCAGCTTCGAGGTGGGCACGGGCACCAGCCTGGAGCTCATCCAGACGGCGGCGGACCTCCGCCAGGCGGAGCTGGCGCTGGTGCTGCGCGAGTTCGAGCTGGAGCAGGCGCGGGTGGCGGCGTTTCTCGCGGAGGCGGCATGCGACTGGTGA
- a CDS encoding DUF2169 family type VI secretion system accessory protein yields MLVVVKATFALQEGRAVIATAQAPLTLADEYRGEPARSSLLRASDLAPFKPATDVLLDGFAYTGRRSRTEVLVALQVGTITKGVQVFGERVWDTSFGIPSLSSPRPFERMELTWERAFGGTDDSHPEYPERCEANPVGRGFRSTRSRRGLDGLPLPNLEDPRAPLRSTRERPLPCGFGPLPPHWTPRARLAGTYDDTWQKERLPLLPEDFDERHHLVAPADQWLAGYVQGGEPVKVVGATPEGVLEFPLPALLPEVVVKLGAARETPPCRCDTVHIDCERKLLTLVWRARCGIHGRVPSLHWVKVQLARGAHVA; encoded by the coding sequence TTGTTGGTTGTCGTCAAGGCCACCTTCGCCCTACAGGAAGGCCGAGCCGTCATTGCGACAGCGCAGGCGCCGCTCACCCTGGCGGACGAGTACCGGGGAGAGCCCGCACGGTCGAGTCTGCTGCGCGCTTCCGACCTGGCGCCATTCAAGCCCGCGACGGATGTCCTCCTCGACGGATTCGCCTACACGGGCCGCCGATCCAGGACGGAGGTGCTAGTGGCGCTCCAGGTGGGGACCATCACCAAGGGCGTCCAGGTCTTCGGCGAACGCGTCTGGGATACCTCCTTCGGGATTCCTTCCCTGTCATCCCCCCGCCCCTTCGAACGCATGGAATTGACGTGGGAGCGGGCCTTCGGTGGCACCGACGACAGCCATCCTGAGTACCCGGAGCGATGTGAGGCGAACCCCGTGGGGCGGGGCTTCCGCTCCACGCGCTCCCGCCGAGGACTGGATGGACTGCCCCTGCCCAATCTGGAGGACCCCCGGGCGCCGCTCCGCTCGACACGTGAGCGCCCCCTGCCTTGCGGCTTCGGCCCGCTGCCTCCACATTGGACGCCGCGCGCCCGCCTTGCCGGGACGTATGACGACACATGGCAGAAGGAGCGGCTCCCGCTGCTTCCAGAAGACTTCGATGAGCGCCACCACCTCGTGGCCCCTGCGGACCAGTGGTTGGCCGGGTATGTCCAGGGCGGCGAGCCGGTGAAGGTCGTCGGCGCCACGCCCGAGGGCGTGCTGGAGTTTCCGCTCCCGGCCCTGCTGCCGGAGGTTGTCGTCAAGCTGGGCGCCGCGCGCGAGACGCCGCCGTGCCGCTGCGACACCGTGCACATCGACTGCGAGCGCAAGCTGCTGACGCTCGTGTGGCGCGCGCGGTGTGGCATCCATGGCCGGGTGCCCTCCTTGCATTGGGTCAAGGTACAGCTCGCGCGAGGCGCCCATGTCGCGTGA
- a CDS encoding transposase domain-containing protein — MLAIVGLYALVAIWEANGVSPETYLVDVLLRVQTNPNSRIDDLLLLAWMRRRARPSRQQALD, encoded by the coding sequence TTGCTGGCCATCGTCGGCCTCTACGCCTTGGTGGCCATCTGGGAGGCCAATGGTGTCAGTCCCGAGACGTACCTTGTGGACGTCCTGCTGCGCGTGCAGACGAACCCCAACTCGCGCATCGACGACCTGCTGCTCCTCGCGTGGATGCGCCGTCGCGCAAGGCCCTCCCGTCAGCAGGCTCTCGACTGA
- a CDS encoding beta-ketoacyl synthase N-terminal-like domain-containing protein codes for MSRELICVTGLGMRTPIGRHAAQSCASLRAGLKRFTPWPHFGVDGAGQEGLTASFTRPDLGDRSWVEKLLDLVEMPLAEALFSARLFELAQGGHSGRRVRVHVYLGTPYPDRPGVSPEDLQELTLHLAEDLFPQAPESLRVQLVSLEHVSGLAGIAWASAALQDGAADVCIVGGVDSLLDSTFLQAHLEAERLKIPGVSSGIIPGEAAAFLVLERKSDARRRGVPLLAHVDAVALEQEPPWTPEAPVRGQALTRALQAVLATVGGADGFGHVINDLNGERWRFLEWALIETRCLGGLPRGWRLWHPADSLGDVGAASASVAVGLALHAFQRGYARCPRILIASTSERGERAAISLSQTGGR; via the coding sequence ATGTCGCGTGAGCTCATCTGCGTCACGGGACTGGGAATGCGCACCCCCATCGGGCGTCACGCCGCCCAGTCCTGCGCGTCCCTGCGTGCCGGCCTGAAGCGCTTCACCCCCTGGCCTCACTTCGGCGTGGACGGGGCGGGCCAGGAAGGACTCACCGCTTCCTTCACCCGCCCGGACCTGGGGGATCGCTCCTGGGTGGAGAAGCTGCTCGACCTCGTGGAGATGCCCCTGGCCGAGGCCCTGTTCAGCGCCAGGCTGTTCGAACTGGCGCAGGGGGGGCATTCCGGCAGGCGAGTCCGGGTCCACGTCTACCTGGGGACGCCCTACCCTGACCGGCCGGGCGTTTCCCCGGAGGACCTGCAGGAGCTCACCCTCCACCTCGCGGAGGACCTCTTTCCCCAGGCCCCGGAGTCACTCCGGGTACAGCTCGTCTCGCTGGAGCATGTGTCCGGGCTGGCTGGCATCGCCTGGGCCAGCGCCGCCCTACAGGACGGCGCGGCGGACGTCTGCATCGTCGGAGGAGTGGACTCGCTGCTGGACAGCACCTTCTTGCAGGCGCACCTGGAGGCGGAGCGCCTTAAAATCCCGGGCGTCAGCTCCGGAATCATCCCAGGAGAGGCCGCCGCCTTCCTCGTCCTGGAGCGCAAGTCAGACGCCCGCCGTCGCGGAGTGCCCCTGTTGGCGCATGTCGACGCGGTCGCTCTGGAGCAGGAGCCGCCCTGGACACCGGAGGCCCCGGTACGGGGTCAGGCGCTGACCCGGGCCCTGCAAGCGGTGCTGGCGACCGTGGGAGGCGCGGACGGCTTCGGTCACGTCATCAATGACTTGAACGGAGAGCGCTGGCGCTTCCTCGAATGGGCCCTCATCGAGACACGCTGTCTGGGAGGCCTACCCCGGGGCTGGCGCCTTTGGCATCCCGCAGACAGTCTCGGTGACGTGGGCGCCGCCTCGGCATCCGTGGCCGTGGGGCTGGCCCTGCATGCTTTTCAGCGCGGCTACGCACGGTGTCCGCGCATCCTGATTGCGTCCACTTCGGAGCGCGGCGAACGGGCCGCGATCTCTCTTTCTCAGACAGGAGGGCGTTGA
- a CDS encoding DUF4150 domain-containing protein yields MPSTVVVNHLTVVHKDSGGVSMAFPDVCKTPSPAGPVPIPYPNVAQSADTASGSRTVTADGNPFMLKSSHFATSTGDEAGSAMGVASNKIKGKAYPKMYSFDVKVEGQNVFRLSDIMLQNGGSPTNTPPASEVQANTLASGASANQVKDPEEPEVVKLAWARTDACCGDEATLNVQTKNCPPEQSLAVRVHRAGNPKSVVGTLEAKLAGNKANPRWLTRRGAFQKEVKVTARQELFKGQQSSSKDLLLKAPEPVAKQLVGPKTIQTPKFVKKVILGKQKWVKDTTTYYAWEACYDIELKTGELVVTRKVDFDLQPGALSTAQRRRAWKKEVERVWDNRYRLHRIKCKRGNSCACSSKNGCCSFRIRIKCRWGQGHGQKVKLYAGANDPSQWGKPGKWWFSHDWWEKLAGVPKTVRAHEFGHLIGMYDEYPEGACDPARKYTNIPTSVMASGARVLPQHLKAFHDWFDAKVKGLIGPTRLLSL; encoded by the coding sequence ATGCCTTCAACTGTGGTCGTGAACCACCTGACGGTCGTCCACAAGGACAGTGGGGGCGTCTCCATGGCGTTCCCGGACGTTTGCAAGACGCCCTCGCCCGCCGGCCCCGTTCCCATTCCCTATCCCAACGTGGCGCAGTCGGCGGACACCGCCAGCGGCAGCCGGACCGTCACCGCGGATGGTAATCCCTTCATGCTCAAGTCCTCGCACTTCGCGACGAGCACGGGGGACGAGGCTGGCAGCGCCATGGGCGTGGCCTCGAACAAAATCAAGGGCAAGGCCTACCCGAAGATGTACTCCTTCGACGTGAAGGTCGAGGGGCAGAATGTCTTCCGCCTGTCGGACATCATGTTGCAGAACGGCGGCTCTCCCACCAACACTCCGCCCGCGTCGGAGGTGCAGGCGAACACGCTCGCCAGCGGCGCCAGCGCCAACCAGGTCAAGGACCCGGAGGAGCCGGAAGTGGTGAAGCTGGCGTGGGCCCGCACCGACGCATGCTGCGGGGACGAGGCCACCCTTAACGTCCAGACGAAGAACTGCCCGCCGGAGCAGTCGCTCGCGGTGCGCGTCCACCGCGCGGGCAACCCCAAGTCCGTCGTCGGTACCCTCGAGGCGAAGCTCGCCGGCAACAAGGCCAACCCGCGATGGCTGACGCGACGGGGGGCATTTCAGAAGGAGGTGAAGGTCACCGCCCGACAGGAGCTGTTCAAGGGCCAGCAGTCCTCCAGCAAGGACCTGTTGCTGAAGGCCCCCGAGCCCGTCGCGAAGCAGTTGGTGGGCCCGAAGACCATCCAGACGCCGAAGTTCGTCAAGAAGGTCATCCTGGGCAAGCAGAAGTGGGTCAAGGACACCACGACCTATTACGCCTGGGAGGCCTGCTACGACATCGAGCTGAAGACGGGAGAGCTGGTGGTGACGCGGAAGGTGGACTTCGACCTCCAGCCCGGGGCGCTCAGCACCGCTCAGCGGCGGCGGGCCTGGAAGAAGGAAGTCGAGCGGGTCTGGGACAACCGCTACCGGCTGCACCGTATCAAGTGCAAGCGGGGCAACAGCTGCGCCTGCTCCAGCAAGAATGGCTGCTGCTCGTTCCGCATCCGCATCAAGTGCCGCTGGGGCCAGGGGCACGGCCAGAAGGTGAAGCTCTACGCGGGGGCCAATGACCCGTCACAGTGGGGCAAGCCCGGCAAGTGGTGGTTCTCCCATGACTGGTGGGAGAAGCTCGCGGGCGTTCCGAAGACTGTGCGCGCCCACGAATTCGGCCACCTCATCGGCATGTATGACGAGTATCCGGAAGGGGCCTGCGACCCGGCCCGGAAGTACACCAACATCCCCACCAGCGTCATGGCGAGCGGGGCCCGGGTCCTTCCCCAACACCTGAAGGCGTTCCATGACTGGTTCGACGCGAAGGTCAAGGGACTCATCGGGCCCACCCGCCTGCTGTCGCTCTAG
- a CDS encoding ABC transporter ATP-binding protein — protein MSPSSPPPTRKLAIEVRDLHKSFGDQQALRGVDLEVPEGTTCVLMGVSGSGKTVLMKHIMGLLRPDRGTVQVEGEDIAKMNEASLDQMRRKQGILFQANALFDSLTVFDNVAFPLRERTRMPEAEITETVNKTLERVGLSHATQRFPGELSGGMQKRVGFARATILQPKILLYDDPTAGLDPLTTAAVNEIITTGKQQLGATSLVITPDVASAFGMADHLALMHEGRIVEYGPPDAFRESQHPAVKAFLRNWLQRRAQNKRAAQA, from the coding sequence ATGAGCCCCTCGAGCCCCCCGCCCACCCGCAAGCTGGCCATTGAAGTGCGGGACCTCCACAAGTCCTTCGGCGACCAGCAGGCGCTGCGCGGGGTGGACCTGGAGGTGCCGGAGGGCACCACCTGCGTGCTGATGGGCGTGTCCGGCTCCGGCAAGACGGTGCTGATGAAGCACATCATGGGCCTGTTACGGCCGGACCGGGGCACCGTGCAGGTGGAGGGCGAGGACATCGCGAAGATGAACGAGGCCTCGCTCGACCAGATGCGCCGCAAGCAGGGCATCCTCTTCCAGGCCAACGCCCTCTTCGACTCGCTCACCGTGTTCGACAACGTGGCCTTCCCCCTGCGCGAGCGCACCCGCATGCCCGAGGCGGAAATCACCGAGACGGTGAACAAGACGCTGGAGCGCGTGGGCCTGTCCCACGCGACGCAGCGCTTCCCGGGCGAGCTGTCCGGCGGCATGCAGAAGCGCGTGGGCTTCGCGCGCGCCACCATCCTCCAACCGAAGATTCTCCTCTACGACGACCCCACCGCCGGACTGGATCCGCTCACCACCGCGGCGGTGAATGAAATCATCACCACCGGCAAGCAGCAGCTCGGCGCCACCTCGCTGGTGATTACGCCAGACGTGGCCTCCGCCTTCGGCATGGCGGACCACCTGGCCCTGATGCACGAAGGCCGCATCGTGGAGTACGGCCCGCCCGACGCCTTCCGCGAGTCCCAGCACCCCGCCGTGAAGGCCTTCCTCCGCAACTGGCTCCAGCGCCGCGCCCAGAACAAGCGCGCGGCCCAGGCCTGA
- a CDS encoding DUF3142 domain-containing protein: MLPSSFSPHAAARTRRGRWATLAALLAACTPARPPEPPRVVLWAWERPEDLRFLAQAGHPVSVAFLLATLSLTETEVLEHPRRQPLHLPPGTPLKATVRLEAQPGASLARYSPERLRALADRLATLARRPELTALQLDFDARASETDAYVAMLQALRQKLPPSVSLSITGLASWCTPGSWLTRAPVDEVVPQLFRMGPEAPTWRARFSRGLPAPCRGSVGLALDEWQAVPPGITTLYVFNPRPWTPEAFSRVVAEPPP, encoded by the coding sequence ATGCTCCCCTCCTCCTTCTCGCCCCACGCGGCAGCACGAACACGGCGCGGCCGGTGGGCCACCCTCGCCGCGCTGCTGGCGGCCTGCACGCCCGCGCGGCCGCCGGAGCCGCCACGGGTGGTGCTCTGGGCCTGGGAGCGGCCGGAAGACCTCCGCTTCCTCGCACAGGCCGGGCATCCGGTCAGCGTGGCCTTCCTGCTGGCCACGCTCTCGCTCACGGAGACGGAGGTGCTGGAGCACCCCCGCCGGCAGCCGCTCCACCTTCCTCCCGGGACGCCCCTGAAGGCCACGGTGCGGCTGGAGGCCCAGCCGGGCGCGTCGCTGGCGCGTTACTCGCCCGAGCGCCTGCGCGCGCTGGCGGACCGGCTCGCCACGCTCGCGCGCCGTCCGGAGCTGACGGCGCTCCAGCTCGACTTCGACGCCCGCGCGTCCGAAACCGACGCCTACGTCGCGATGCTCCAGGCGCTCCGTCAGAAGCTGCCGCCATCGGTCTCGCTGTCCATCACCGGCCTCGCCTCGTGGTGCACGCCCGGAAGCTGGCTGACGCGCGCGCCCGTGGACGAGGTGGTGCCCCAGCTCTTCCGCATGGGCCCGGAGGCCCCCACGTGGCGTGCCCGCTTCTCGCGAGGGCTGCCGGCGCCCTGCCGGGGCAGCGTGGGGCTGGCGCTCGATGAGTGGCAGGCCGTGCCTCCTGGCATCACCACCCTCTATGTCTTCAACCCCCGCCCCTGGACGCCCGAGGCCTTCAGTCGCGTGGTCGCGGAGCCCCCTCCATGA
- a CDS encoding alpha/beta fold hydrolase, translating to MPMLTVNRTELYFEDSGGTGVPIVFSHGLLWSCRLFDPQVEALSGRYRCIAYDHRGQGQSLVPQVRCIDMETVYLDAVALIERLGVGPCHFVGLSMGGFVGMRIAARRPDLLRSLVLMETSADPEPLHNVPRYTLLNLTARLAGLRPVADPVMRIMFGRGFMTDPNRAEERSRWRTRLMDNRRDIWRAVNGVIERRGVAHEVPHIRVPTLIVVGAEDTATVPAKAERLHRLIPGSRLVTLPRGGHSSTVEEPALVNATLGTFLDAQTEARASKAV from the coding sequence ATGCCGATGCTGACCGTCAATAGAACCGAGCTGTACTTCGAGGACTCGGGCGGCACGGGCGTGCCCATCGTCTTCAGCCATGGGCTGTTGTGGAGCTGCCGCCTGTTCGACCCGCAGGTGGAGGCGCTGAGCGGACGCTACCGCTGCATCGCCTATGACCACCGGGGGCAGGGGCAGAGCCTCGTGCCGCAGGTGCGCTGTATCGACATGGAGACGGTGTACCTGGACGCCGTGGCGCTCATCGAGCGGCTGGGCGTGGGGCCCTGCCACTTCGTGGGCCTGTCCATGGGCGGCTTCGTCGGCATGCGCATCGCCGCGCGGCGGCCGGACCTGCTGCGCTCGCTGGTGCTCATGGAGACGTCCGCGGACCCGGAGCCCCTGCACAACGTGCCGCGCTACACGCTGCTCAACCTCACCGCGCGCCTGGCGGGCCTGCGCCCGGTGGCGGACCCGGTGATGCGCATCATGTTCGGCCGCGGCTTCATGACGGACCCCAACCGGGCCGAGGAGCGCAGCCGCTGGCGCACGCGCCTCATGGACAACCGCCGCGACATCTGGCGCGCCGTCAACGGCGTCATCGAGCGGCGCGGCGTGGCCCACGAGGTGCCACACATCCGCGTGCCCACGCTCATCGTCGTGGGCGCCGAGGACACCGCCACCGTCCCCGCCAAGGCGGAGCGGCTGCACCGGCTCATCCCCGGCTCACGCCTGGTGACGCTGCCGCGCGGCGGGCACTCCTCCACCGTGGAGGAGCCCGCGCTCGTCAATGCCACGCTGGGAACCTTCCTGGATGCCCAGACGGAGGCACGGGCCTCGAAAGCGGTGTAG